One Mesorhizobium sp. J428 DNA segment encodes these proteins:
- a CDS encoding ABC transporter permease produces MTAFLLKRLLIGLATLLVASMVVFGVMEVLPGDPALLMLGMNASPEALETLRQQMGLHDPLIIRYLGWVGGLLVGDFGRSYTYSSPVIDLIGERLAVSLPLALISLALSTAIAIPVGLFSAARRGSLADSVAMGTAQVGVAIPNFWFALLLIYVFAVWLRLVPAGGFPGWAGGIWPGIKSLILPAVALALPQAAILARVTRSALLEVLGEDYIRTARAKGMPRRTVLWRHALRNAMIPVLTILGLQFAFLLAGTIIIENVFYLPGLGRLIFQAITQRDLIVVEGVVMLLVATVVVVNLLVDLAYALVDPRLRVRT; encoded by the coding sequence ATGACCGCATTTCTCCTTAAACGCTTGCTGATCGGCCTTGCGACGCTCCTCGTGGCGTCGATGGTCGTCTTTGGCGTCATGGAGGTTCTGCCAGGCGATCCCGCTTTGCTGATGCTCGGCATGAACGCCTCGCCGGAAGCCCTTGAAACACTCCGGCAACAGATGGGACTGCATGATCCCCTGATCATCCGCTACCTGGGCTGGGTCGGGGGCCTGTTGGTCGGCGATTTCGGCCGCTCCTACACCTATTCCTCTCCGGTCATCGACCTGATCGGCGAACGCCTTGCCGTCTCGCTGCCGCTGGCGTTGATATCGCTCGCGCTGTCGACGGCGATCGCGATTCCGGTCGGCCTGTTCTCCGCCGCCCGCCGCGGCAGCCTCGCCGATTCCGTCGCGATGGGCACCGCCCAGGTCGGCGTCGCCATACCGAACTTCTGGTTCGCGCTGCTGCTCATCTACGTCTTCGCCGTCTGGCTGCGCCTCGTGCCGGCCGGAGGATTCCCAGGCTGGGCCGGAGGCATTTGGCCCGGCATCAAGTCCCTCATCCTACCAGCGGTGGCGCTTGCGTTGCCGCAGGCGGCAATCCTCGCGCGCGTCACTCGCTCCGCCCTGCTCGAAGTGCTGGGAGAGGACTACATCCGCACCGCCCGCGCTAAGGGCATGCCGCGCCGCACGGTGCTGTGGCGGCACGCGCTGCGCAACGCCATGATCCCGGTGCTCACCATTCTCGGCCTGCAGTTCGCTTTTCTGCTGGCAGGCACGATCATCATCGAGAACGTCTTCTACCTGCCGGGCCTCGGCCGCCTGATCTTCCAGGCGATCACCCAGCGCGACCTGATCGTGGTCGAGGGCGTCGTCATGCTGCTTGTGGCCACGGTGGTCGTCGTCAATCTTCTTGTGGATCTCGCCTATGCGCTCGTCGACCCACGGCTGAGGGTGCGAACATGA
- a CDS encoding ABC transporter permease: protein MSAEPIAAPVEESILRLALRNRSFVIGLVITALIAAMALVSFVWTPYDVTDLIVANRMKPPSSEFLFGTDHFGRDILSMIMVGARNSIAVAFVAVGIGMALGIPLGCWAAARGGWIDETLMRFNDLVFAFPALLSAVMITAIFGPGAVNAIIAIGIFNIPVFARVARAGALALWPREFILAARASGKGKTQITIEHILPNIVSMLLVQGTIQFALGILAEAGLSYLGLGAQPPMPTWGRMLFDAQTRMMVAPYLALFPGMAIVITVLGLNLLGDGLRDVLDPKLRRER, encoded by the coding sequence ATGAGCGCCGAACCCATTGCCGCGCCGGTGGAGGAGAGCATCCTCCGGCTCGCGCTCCGCAACCGCTCCTTCGTCATCGGCCTGGTCATCACCGCGCTGATCGCGGCCATGGCGCTGGTCTCCTTCGTCTGGACCCCTTACGACGTCACCGATCTCATCGTCGCCAACCGGATGAAGCCGCCTTCCTCCGAATTCCTGTTCGGCACCGACCATTTCGGCCGCGACATCCTGTCGATGATCATGGTCGGCGCCAGGAACTCGATCGCCGTCGCCTTCGTCGCGGTCGGCATCGGCATGGCGCTCGGCATACCGCTCGGCTGCTGGGCCGCGGCACGCGGCGGCTGGATCGACGAGACGCTGATGCGGTTCAACGACCTCGTCTTCGCCTTCCCCGCCCTTCTGTCCGCGGTGATGATCACTGCGATCTTCGGTCCCGGTGCGGTCAATGCGATCATCGCAATCGGCATCTTCAACATCCCGGTCTTCGCCCGCGTCGCTCGCGCCGGTGCACTGGCGCTGTGGCCACGAGAATTCATCCTTGCCGCCCGCGCCTCCGGCAAGGGTAAGACGCAGATTACCATCGAGCACATCCTGCCCAACATCGTCTCGATGCTCCTGGTACAAGGCACGATCCAGTTCGCGCTTGGCATCCTCGCCGAGGCAGGCCTGTCCTATCTCGGCCTCGGCGCGCAGCCGCCCATGCCTACCTGGGGCCGCATGCTGTTCGACGCCCAGACCCGCATGATGGTGGCGCCCTACCTCGCGCTCTTTCCCGGCATGGCGATCGTCATCACTGTTCTGGGCCTCAACCTGCTCGGCGACGGCCTTCGCGACGTGCTCGACCCCAAGCTGAGGCGCGAACGGTGA